A section of the Bradyrhizobium oligotrophicum S58 genome encodes:
- a CDS encoding SDR family oxidoreductase, whose translation MFKDNLLEGRRILVTGGGTGLGKSMAGRFLQLGAEVHICGRRKIVCDETATELMDLFGGRVTSHGVDIRNAMAVEEMIEAIFQEGGLTDLINNAAGNFISRTEELSPRGFDAVANIVMHGTFYVTQAVGKRWIAAKQPGNVVSITVTWVRNGSPYVVPSAMSKSAIHAMTMSLATEWGRYGIRLNTIAPGEIPTEGMSKRIKPGDEAGARTKAMNPMGRVGTMEELQNLAVFLISGGCNWINGETIAMDGAQALAMGGNFYQLRDWSDDDWTKAKESIKAQNEKDRATRTS comes from the coding sequence ATGTTCAAGGACAATCTCCTCGAAGGTCGGCGCATTCTGGTGACGGGCGGCGGCACCGGACTTGGCAAGTCGATGGCCGGACGCTTTCTCCAGCTCGGCGCGGAAGTGCATATTTGCGGCCGGCGGAAAATCGTCTGCGACGAGACCGCGACCGAGCTGATGGACCTCTTTGGCGGGCGCGTGACCAGCCACGGCGTCGACATTCGCAACGCCATGGCCGTGGAGGAAATGATCGAGGCTATTTTCCAGGAAGGCGGCCTGACCGACCTCATCAACAATGCCGCCGGCAACTTCATTTCCCGCACTGAGGAATTGAGCCCGCGCGGCTTCGACGCCGTCGCCAACATCGTCATGCACGGCACGTTCTACGTGACGCAGGCGGTCGGCAAACGCTGGATCGCTGCGAAGCAGCCGGGCAACGTCGTGTCGATCACGGTGACCTGGGTGCGCAACGGCTCGCCCTATGTCGTGCCATCGGCGATGAGCAAGTCGGCCATTCACGCGATGACGATGTCGCTCGCGACCGAATGGGGCCGCTACGGCATCCGCCTCAACACCATCGCACCCGGCGAGATTCCGACCGAAGGCATGAGCAAGCGCATCAAGCCCGGTGACGAGGCCGGCGCGCGCACCAAGGCGATGAACCCGATGGGCCGCGTCGGCACCATGGAGGAATTGCAGAACTTGGCGGTATTCCTGATCTCCGGCGGCTGCAACTGGATCAACGGCGAGACCATCGCGATGGACGGCGCGCAGGCGCTGGCGATGGGCGGCAACTTCTATCAGCTGCGCGACTGGAGCGACGACGACTGGACCA